In the genome of Mucisphaera calidilacus, one region contains:
- a CDS encoding carbohydrate ABC transporter permease, giving the protein MTRGQRQQLVLGLAFISPWIFGFCVFGIYPVAMAIYYSFCDYDILRTPVWIGVDNYTEMVGDALFWQALWNTAYYSVFAIPLGLILALACAVLLNKEIAGRSVFRTLFYIPSIVPLVAVAMIWIWLFNGQYGLVNHALSLVGLEGPLWLGDPNWTKNTLVLSQVWQIGGTMVLFLAGLQDVPRSLYESAELDGANGFQRFWNITIPMVSPVIYFNLIMGIIGAMQEFVKPFIMLPDGGPERSALLYAVYLYMHAFKYNNMGYACAMAMVLFLIILILTYVAHTGMKSRVYYAGD; this is encoded by the coding sequence ATGACCCGAGGCCAGCGTCAACAACTCGTCCTCGGCCTGGCCTTCATCAGCCCGTGGATCTTCGGCTTCTGCGTCTTCGGGATCTACCCCGTCGCCATGGCCATCTACTACTCCTTCTGCGACTACGACATCCTCCGAACACCGGTCTGGATCGGCGTCGACAACTACACCGAGATGGTCGGCGACGCCCTCTTCTGGCAGGCGCTCTGGAACACCGCCTACTACTCCGTCTTCGCCATCCCCCTCGGCCTGATCCTCGCCCTCGCCTGCGCCGTCCTGCTCAACAAAGAGATCGCCGGCCGCTCCGTCTTCCGGACCCTCTTCTACATCCCCTCGATCGTCCCACTCGTCGCGGTCGCCATGATCTGGATCTGGCTCTTCAACGGCCAGTACGGGCTGGTCAACCACGCCCTGAGCCTCGTCGGGCTCGAAGGCCCGCTCTGGCTGGGTGACCCCAACTGGACCAAGAACACACTCGTGCTCTCGCAGGTCTGGCAGATCGGCGGGACCATGGTCCTCTTCCTCGCCGGCCTGCAGGACGTCCCACGCTCCCTCTACGAGTCCGCTGAACTCGACGGCGCCAACGGCTTCCAGCGGTTCTGGAACATCACCATCCCCATGGTCTCCCCCGTGATCTACTTCAACCTCATCATGGGCATCATCGGCGCCATGCAGGAATTCGTGAAACCCTTCATCATGCTCCCCGACGGCGGGCCGGAGCGATCAGCCCTGCTCTACGCCGTCTACCTCTACATGCACGCGTTCAAGTACAACAACATGGGTTACGCCTGCGCGATGGCCATGGTGCTGTTCCTCATCATCCTGATCCTCACCTACGTCGCGCACACCGGCATGAAGAGCCGGGTCTATTACGCGGGAGACTGA
- a CDS encoding carbohydrate ABC transporter permease: MPRNLPQILRFMLLCIGGFIFTVPLLWMLSTALKPIDQTMSNPPVWLPYAYTVERFGRSVQVGVSRAELDVPDDQTVDVAYSYQWIATIGDAQVPVRPLGDLVHAEPADEINVIAMHTWVATLEGVEVEARRADENPDPASPDQVEILVPDPDGVFFRHTVPGSSIRRVYGQTRDDVESAMATEQEFTLKAGDIRRRIVDWDERNTLAFVQTGQLQVAAGDISTSIMPRWGNFAAAIKEMAYFPQYLWNSLTLCVLTVVGTVFSCSLVAYGFSRIDWPGRDKVFLVLLATMMIPFPVIMVPLYGLFRDLGWIGTLQPLWVPTFFASAFNVFLLRQFFRTIPRELSEAATIDGCGHLRIFLQIILPLAKPAIAVVALFQFLATWNDFMGPLIYLTDQEDFTLALGLQFFQSRQGGTQWHYLMAASTLVVLPVILLFFFAQRTFIEGISMTGMKG; this comes from the coding sequence ATGCCGAGAAACCTCCCCCAAATCCTGCGTTTCATGCTCCTGTGCATCGGCGGCTTCATCTTCACCGTCCCGCTGCTCTGGATGCTCTCGACCGCACTCAAACCGATCGACCAGACCATGTCCAACCCCCCGGTCTGGTTGCCCTACGCCTACACCGTCGAACGCTTCGGCCGATCGGTGCAGGTCGGCGTCAGCCGCGCCGAACTCGATGTCCCCGACGATCAGACCGTGGACGTGGCCTACAGCTACCAGTGGATCGCGACCATAGGCGACGCCCAGGTACCCGTACGCCCCCTGGGCGACCTCGTCCACGCAGAACCCGCCGATGAGATCAACGTCATCGCCATGCACACCTGGGTGGCGACACTCGAAGGCGTCGAAGTCGAGGCACGACGCGCCGACGAAAACCCCGACCCCGCAAGCCCCGATCAGGTGGAAATCCTCGTGCCCGACCCGGACGGCGTTTTCTTCAGGCACACCGTGCCCGGATCATCCATCCGCCGGGTCTACGGGCAGACGCGCGACGACGTCGAGAGCGCCATGGCCACCGAGCAGGAGTTCACCCTCAAGGCCGGCGACATCCGCCGCAGAATCGTCGACTGGGACGAACGCAACACCCTCGCCTTCGTCCAGACCGGACAACTGCAGGTCGCCGCGGGTGACATCAGCACCAGCATCATGCCCCGCTGGGGTAACTTCGCCGCGGCCATCAAGGAGATGGCCTACTTCCCCCAGTACCTCTGGAACTCACTCACACTCTGCGTGCTCACCGTCGTCGGCACCGTCTTCTCCTGCTCGCTGGTCGCCTACGGCTTCTCGAGAATCGACTGGCCCGGACGCGACAAGGTCTTCCTCGTCCTCCTCGCCACCATGATGATCCCCTTCCCCGTCATCATGGTCCCCCTCTACGGCCTCTTCCGGGATCTCGGCTGGATCGGCACGCTCCAGCCCCTCTGGGTCCCCACGTTCTTCGCCAGCGCCTTCAACGTATTCCTGCTCCGCCAGTTCTTCCGAACCATCCCCCGCGAACTCTCCGAGGCCGCCACCATCGACGGCTGCGGACACCTGCGCATCTTCCTGCAGATCATCCTCCCGCTCGCCAAACCGGCCATCGCCGTCGTCGCCCTCTTCCAGTTCCTCGCCACGTGGAACGACTTCATGGGACCCCTGATCTACCTCACCGATCAGGAAGACTTCACACTCGCGCTCGGCCTCCAGTTCTTCCAGAGCCGACAGGGCGGCACCCAGTGGCACTACCTGATGGCCGCCAGCACACTCGTGGTCCTCCCGGTCATCCTGCTCTTCTTCTTCGCCCAGCGAACCTTCATCGAAGGCATCTCCATGACCGGCATGAAGGGCTGA
- a CDS encoding NAD(P)/FAD-dependent oxidoreductase: protein MPEQPTVIVVGAGLAGLTCARDLHQAGVEVVVLEKTGRIGGRVQTDRTDGFLLDRGFQVYLTGYEHARQRLDLAQLDLHAFEPGSLIRWQDGFARFSDPWRRPQRLLETLFRGPGTAMDRFRIGRLRSQSSAARHDDASDTTTTSQAFDQLGFTAEFQAAFLRPWWRGVMLDPDLTAPASYMRFLFNTFSRGDTALPAGGMRQIPEQLVSQLPPHAIRTSTPVRDLTRTSVTLDDGEQHTADAIVLAVDPASPLLDNTPPMGGTTCIYFAADQPPIDDPILVLNGSPQATFNHLAVLSNVCPAYAPPGAALISVTAIEPIDQPDHHRNSVLDELQTWFGPQVRGWRHLRTDVIPNALPRDWPTQTPHKNTPIIAGDHTASPSIEGAMLSGSRAADRVLADLA from the coding sequence ATGCCCGAACAACCAACCGTCATCGTCGTCGGAGCGGGTCTCGCCGGCCTGACCTGCGCACGCGACCTCCACCAGGCAGGCGTCGAGGTGGTCGTCCTGGAGAAAACAGGACGCATCGGCGGCCGCGTTCAGACCGACCGCACCGACGGCTTCCTGCTCGACCGCGGATTCCAGGTCTATCTCACCGGCTACGAGCACGCCCGCCAGCGACTCGACCTCGCACAACTCGACCTCCACGCCTTCGAGCCCGGCTCGCTCATCCGCTGGCAGGACGGCTTTGCGCGATTCTCCGACCCCTGGCGGCGACCGCAACGCCTGCTCGAAACACTCTTCAGAGGGCCCGGAACCGCCATGGACCGATTCCGCATCGGCCGACTCAGGTCCCAGTCCAGCGCAGCCCGCCATGACGATGCATCCGACACCACCACGACATCTCAGGCCTTCGACCAACTCGGCTTCACCGCCGAATTCCAAGCGGCCTTCCTCCGCCCATGGTGGCGTGGCGTCATGCTCGATCCCGACCTCACAGCACCCGCGTCATACATGCGCTTCCTCTTCAACACCTTCTCCCGAGGCGACACAGCCCTCCCCGCGGGCGGCATGCGTCAGATCCCCGAACAACTCGTCTCACAACTCCCCCCTCACGCGATACGCACCAGCACCCCCGTGCGTGATCTGACCCGTACCTCCGTAACACTCGACGACGGCGAACAACACACCGCCGACGCCATCGTCCTCGCCGTCGATCCCGCCTCACCGCTGCTCGACAACACCCCCCCGATGGGCGGCACCACCTGCATCTACTTCGCCGCCGATCAACCACCGATCGACGACCCGATATTAGTCCTCAACGGATCACCACAAGCGACCTTCAACCACCTCGCCGTGCTCTCGAATGTCTGCCCCGCCTACGCGCCGCCCGGCGCCGCACTCATCAGCGTCACCGCCATCGAACCGATCGATCAACCCGACCACCACCGCAATTCGGTCCTCGACGAGCTGCAAACCTGGTTCGGCCCGCAGGTCCGCGGCTGGCGTCACCTCCGCACCGACGTGATCCCCAACGCCCTCCCGCGTGACTGGCCCACCCAAACACCACACAAGAACACCCCGATCATCGCAGGCGACCACACCGCATCCCCCTCCATCGAGGGCGCCATGCTCAGCGGGAGCCGAGCCGCAGACCGCGTTCTTGCCGATCTTGCCTGA
- a CDS encoding ABC transporter substrate-binding protein, translated as MTDTRPAARPFRLLLTTLVIGLVLSATGGCSDRRDDRTADGRVIVSYWEKWTSFEGEAMRRVVDDFNASQDRIFVKMLTVSQIDQKLMLATAGGNPPDVAGGWSYLSPSYAEKNALTPLDTYIEEYGIRKEDYYPAVWRALGHQGIQWGLPSTPATVALHWNKQMFREAGLDPDRPPQSIAELDAMAEKLTIVELERDGETVLARYADMTEQEKADMADDRNSARFKIIQLGHSPNYPGWWKELWGYWWGSSLIRDERYVNIQSEENLEALRWMDSYTAKYGAKNMDVFGSSFGNFSSPQNPFLEGRIAMVLQGVWLYNFIEKYSPRMDWGAAPFPSADPERLPGVTIMECDVLWIPKGARHPDEAFEFIAFVNQQQNIEKLCLGQRKFSPLIQTSERFITDHPNPNIQVFIDLAGSPNAKTVPQTPVWVEYKDELINNIDSVFRQTMEPERAAEIIQSRVQRKFDASFRRWDRTRDALMAQWRQNP; from the coding sequence ATGACCGACACGCGGCCCGCTGCTCGCCCGTTTCGCCTCCTGCTGACCACGCTGGTGATCGGGCTTGTCCTCAGCGCGACCGGCGGCTGCAGCGACCGCCGTGACGACCGCACCGCCGACGGACGCGTCATCGTCAGCTACTGGGAAAAATGGACCTCCTTCGAAGGCGAGGCCATGCGACGCGTCGTCGACGACTTCAATGCCTCACAGGACCGCATCTTCGTGAAGATGCTCACGGTCAGCCAGATCGACCAGAAACTCATGCTCGCCACCGCCGGCGGCAACCCACCCGACGTCGCAGGCGGCTGGAGCTACCTCTCGCCCTCCTACGCCGAAAAAAACGCCCTCACACCCCTCGACACCTACATCGAGGAATATGGCATCCGCAAGGAGGACTACTACCCCGCGGTCTGGCGCGCGCTCGGCCACCAGGGCATCCAGTGGGGCCTCCCGAGCACCCCCGCCACCGTCGCGCTGCACTGGAACAAACAGATGTTCCGCGAGGCTGGCCTTGATCCCGACCGACCGCCACAGTCGATCGCGGAACTCGACGCGATGGCCGAAAAACTGACCATCGTCGAACTGGAACGCGACGGCGAAACGGTCCTGGCCCGCTACGCCGACATGACCGAGCAGGAAAAGGCCGACATGGCCGACGACAGAAACAGCGCCCGGTTCAAGATCATCCAGCTGGGGCATTCGCCCAACTACCCCGGCTGGTGGAAAGAACTCTGGGGCTACTGGTGGGGCAGCAGCCTCATCCGCGACGAACGCTACGTCAACATCCAGTCCGAAGAAAACCTCGAAGCGCTCCGGTGGATGGACAGCTACACCGCGAAATACGGCGCCAAGAACATGGACGTCTTCGGCAGTTCCTTCGGCAACTTCAGCTCGCCGCAGAACCCCTTCCTCGAAGGCCGCATCGCCATGGTGCTCCAGGGCGTCTGGCTCTACAACTTCATCGAGAAGTATTCGCCGCGGATGGACTGGGGTGCCGCCCCCTTCCCCTCCGCTGATCCCGAGCGACTACCCGGCGTCACCATCATGGAGTGCGACGTGCTCTGGATCCCCAAGGGCGCCAGGCACCCGGACGAGGCCTTCGAATTCATCGCCTTCGTCAACCAGCAGCAGAACATCGAGAAACTCTGCCTCGGACAACGCAAATTCAGCCCGCTCATCCAGACCTCCGAACGATTCATCACCGATCACCCCAACCCCAATATCCAGGTCTTCATCGACCTCGCCGGCAGCCCGAACGCGAAAACCGTCCCCCAGACGCCCGTATGGGTCGAGTACAAGGACGAGCTCATCAACAACATCGACTCCGTCTTCCGACAGACCATGGAACCCGAACGCGCCGCAGAGATCATCCAGAGCCGCGTGCAACGCAAATTCGACGCGTCCTTCCGACGATGGGACCGGACTCGCGACGCCCTCATGGCACAATGGAGGCAGAACCCATGA
- a CDS encoding type II secretion system protein translates to MTRHPCRTTGFTLIELLVVISIVALLMAILLPVLGSARDVARTALCGSNLRQAYLAIRTYADANNGYGPAIGQPYGQRPNWGMEVQARAGVQGSTPDELYSDNSVLVCPATAANSDAVMTRTYAMNATGHAGLPDDPDDYDNHSQPGHLRLDAATGRDTVPLLLDAAAAPRDPDLPPPTRTYSTIDFRQQDHREQRIGYVHASGERAQAVGIGGSVFTFHQVLMPEWAVPLP, encoded by the coding sequence ATGACACGGCACCCCTGCCGAACCACGGGCTTCACGCTGATCGAACTGCTCGTGGTCATCAGCATCGTGGCGCTGCTGATGGCCATCCTCCTGCCGGTCCTCGGCAGCGCTCGCGACGTAGCCCGAACCGCACTCTGCGGATCCAACCTCAGGCAGGCCTACCTCGCCATCCGAACCTACGCCGACGCGAATAACGGCTACGGACCCGCCATCGGACAACCCTATGGCCAACGCCCGAACTGGGGCATGGAGGTTCAGGCCCGGGCAGGCGTGCAGGGATCAACACCGGACGAACTCTACAGCGACAACTCCGTACTCGTCTGCCCCGCGACCGCGGCGAATTCCGACGCCGTCATGACCCGCACCTACGCCATGAACGCCACCGGACACGCCGGACTGCCCGACGATCCCGATGACTACGACAACCACAGTCAACCCGGACACCTGAGACTCGACGCCGCAACAGGCCGCGATACGGTCCCCCTCCTGCTGGATGCAGCCGCGGCACCACGAGACCCGGACCTCCCGCCCCCGACGCGAACCTACAGCACCATCGACTTCAGGCAGCAGGATCACCGCGAACAACGGATCGGCTACGTGCACGCGTCGGGCGAGCGTGCCCAGGCCGTCGGCATCGGCGGCTCGGTCTTCACCTTCCACCAGGTGCTCATGCCCGAATGGGCCGTTCCCCTGCCCTGA